TCTTACTTCAATAGAGAAAATATTACCAAAGATTTACAAACTACAGAATTTGATGTTTTAATTATTGGTGGTGGAATTACAGGTGCAGGTATTGCTTTAGATGCTGCTTCTAGAGGAATGAAAGTGGCTTTAATAGAAAAAAACGACTTTGCTTCTGGTACTTCTAGTAAATCTACAAAACTAATTCATGGTGGTTTGCGCTACTTAAAACAATTCGATTTTTGGTTGGTAAAAGAAGTGGGTACAGAGCGCGCCATTGTGCATGATTTAGCGCCTCATTTGGTGGTTCCAGAAAAAATGATTTTACCTTTAATTGAAGGCGGAACCTATGGTTCTTGGTTAACGTCTATCGGACTGAAAGTCTATGATATTTTAGCTTCTGTAGAAGGAGAAGACAAACGTAAAATGTTAGACAAAGAAGAAGCTTTAGAAAAAGAACCTTTGTTGCCAGAAAGTATTTTAAATGGCGCTGGTTATTATGCAGAATACAGAACCGATGATGCCCGTTTAACCATAGAAGTACTAAAAACAGCGTTAGATTACGAGGCTAAAATTTTAAATTATACAGAAGCAACCCAATTTATTTACGAAGATAATAGAGTTCTTGGTGCTACTGTAAAAGACACGCTTTCTAATACTTCTTTTGATATAAAAGCAAAGTATGTAGTAAATGCAACAGGACCTTGGGTAGATGATTTAAGACAAACCAATCATTCTAAAACAGGAAAACGATTACATTTAACCAAAGGAGTTCATTTGGTAGTTGCACATAATAAATTACCGGTAAAACAATCGGTTTATTTTGATATACCAGATGGACGTATGATGTTTGCCATTCCGCGTG
The nucleotide sequence above comes from Polaribacter butkevichii. Encoded proteins:
- a CDS encoding glycerol-3-phosphate dehydrogenase/oxidase; the protein is MSNFSYFNRENITKDLQTTEFDVLIIGGGITGAGIALDAASRGMKVALIEKNDFASGTSSKSTKLIHGGLRYLKQFDFWLVKEVGTERAIVHDLAPHLVVPEKMILPLIEGGTYGSWLTSIGLKVYDILASVEGEDKRKMLDKEEALEKEPLLPESILNGAGYYAEYRTDDARLTIEVLKTALDYEAKILNYTEATQFIYEDNRVLGATVKDTLSNTSFDIKAKYVVNATGPWVDDLRQTNHSKTGKRLHLTKGVHLVVAHNKLPVKQSVYFDIPDGRMMFAIPRGKVTYFGTTDTNYQLDKNNVETNLVDATYLISAVNNMFPDINLSLHDIESSWAGLRPLIHEEGKSSSELSRKDEIFVSDTELISIAGGKLTGYRKMAERIVDLVAKKYERRFDTKFEDIKTKKIALSGGAFNNYQEVQSYTDAIQNRIAEVDFDRKDAEYLVHNYGKQTDIILQKFDDLMHDNMQEKMMKAEIWFTINYEMTCTPTDFFMRRTGRLFFDARSVFLYKEYVLNEFKNYFSWNEKTTEKHLKELEEKIQLATTFK